One Archangium violaceum genomic window, TGGTGTCGAGGATGAAGTTCTTTCGCATCGTGTGGAGCGCGACCTCGTGTGGGTGCGACCGCTGGAACCGACCGTGCGACGGGACTCCGACTGACGGACCGCTTCTGCGTCTGACTGCCTGACTGCACCACCAATATAGGTCCGACCTCCCACGCAAGCAGCCCTCCGGGGCCACTTGTGGAGGCCTACTTCGGATCAACGCACACGCTAACCACCAGAGTCCCGGGAGGCGCCTGGACGCGGGATCACTGGATCCCGCCCATTATGAACCCTCGGGGCACCCGAGTGTCACCCGATCGACACCTCACAGCGCCGGGAGGGGGCGCACAGGCGAGGGTCCACCTGTCGCTACATGTAGCGGATCTGGACGAGGGTGTACTCGATCTCCCCCCGAGGGCGGATGACCTCGACGGTGTCCCCGATCTTCTTGCGCAGCAGGGCTCGCGCGATGGGCGACTCCACGCTGATCCGCCCACCCGCGGTGTCGATCTCGTCCGAGCCGACGATCTGATAGGTGACCCGGGCGCCGTCCTCGTCCTCGAGCGTCACGGTGGCACCGAAGTAGACGCGCTCGGTGTCGCTCTGCTCCGAGGGATCGACGATGGTGGCCGTGTCCAGGCGCTTCTGGAGGAAACGGATGCGCCGGTCGATCTCCCGGAGGCGCTTCTTTCCGAAGATGTACTCGGCGTTCTCCGAGCGGTCGCCCTGGGCGGCGGCGGCGGACACCTCGGCGGTGACCTTGGGCCGCTCCTCGTTGAGCAGGCGCAGCAGTTCCTTGTGCATGCGCTCGGCCCCTGCCCGAGTGAGGTAGCGCCGGTGGCCGGAGGGCTTTTCCTCCTCTTCTTCCTCCCCTCCCTCCAACTCCAACTCGTCGTTCTCCTCAGGGGCTTCCTGGGAATTCCGGGTGTCTCGACGCATGGCTTCTGTATAGCGCCTCCTGCGAGCCGGGACAGGAAGGAGCCACGGGGGGAGAGGCTGTTTGAACGGAGGGTGTCAGGTGACAGGGGGCACGATCGCCAGTAGAAGTCCGGAACGAGTGCTGGTAGAGAGCGCTCGAACGCCGGGGGGTTGCGGATTCCGGCGAGCCGCCCAAAAAAGAATAGTGCGAGTCGCTAGCTCAGCTGGTAGAGCACCGGCCTTTTAAGCCGAGGGTCGGGGGTTCGAGCCCCCCGCGACTCACAGAGGTAGAGGTCCCCGTCGTCTAGAGGCCCAGGACGCTGGCCTTTCAAGCCGGTAACACGGGTTCGAATCCCGTCGGGGACACACAAGCCGAGGCCGGAAGCCGCTGAGCAATCAGGGGTTTCCGGCCTCGGTGTTTTCGGGCTCCTGCACGTCTCCAGAATGTCTCCAAATTGGAGACGTATCCCGCCCTTCCTCTTCTCCCCCTTCCCCAGGTGCATGTAGCGCATCGTGGTGCGGAGGCTGCGGTGGCCCGCCAGCTCCTTGATCGAGAGAGGCGGCACGCCCCGCATGGCCAGGTGGCTACAGAAGGTGTGGCGGAGGATGTGGAGCGCTCCCGTCACCTTCAGCCCGGCCCGCTTCTGCGCTGCGGACATCCAGCTCCGCACCGTCTGCTGGGACGCCGGCGTCCCATCCTCGCGATAGAGTACCCGCTCACCTCGGAGGTGATGGGCACGCACGAGCGCCGAGGCCAGAGCGCGTGTCAGCGGCACCTCACGGGGCCGCCCGCCCTTGGGGAGATTGACGTGCCCCTTCCAGTCCGAGCGCTGCACCTTGAGCAGCCCGCGCTTGAGGTCCACGTCGCTCCACTCCAGCGCGATCATCTCGCCCATGCGGAGGCCCGCGTCACCGCCGAGCAGCACCACGAGCTGCTGCGCCGGTCCGAGCTTCTCGGCGGCCTGCACCAGTCGCTCGTAGTCCTCCACCTCGTAGAAGTCGACGGTACTGTCCGCCGCCTTGAGGTGCTCGACCTCCACCGGTATCCGGTCGATGACCTTCCACTTCACCGCGACCTTCAACATCGTCGAGAGCGTGGAGAGGCAGTTGTTCTGGATGTGACCAGGCTGAACATCCGGCACTTCGACGGGAAGAGCCGCCAGGCACGGCTTGTCCGATGTCCGCGGCCTATGCGCTCCCCTCAAGTGTGCGCTGATGGGGTTTGAAGGCGTCGTAGACGTGGTCCATGAAGGCACGAATACGCCTGTTGTTGCGAAGCTCGGGCAACGTCAGCACCCAGAGATCGCGCGCCTCTTCGGAGAGGCGCGCACCCACGCGCACCAGCCCTGGATCGGCATCGCCGTCGAAGCACGCCAGGAAGGTGACGCCCATGCCGGCGGAGAGCGCGCGCCGGCGGACCGCGAAGTCGTCGGAGCGCAGCGACACCCTGGCCCCCGGCGCGTTCCGGGCCAGCCATCCATCGAGCCAACGCCCATCGGAGCGCTCGTCCGAATGCAGCCACGGAAAATCCGCGAGGGTGGCACCAGGGCCCATCCGATCCACGAGTGAACGCGCGGCGTAGGCCTCGAACTGCATTCGACCGACGCGGCGGCCCACCAGGCCCTCCGCCGGATTGTTGCCCAGACGCAGCGCCACATCGGCCTCGCGGCGAATGAGCGACACCTGCTCATTGGTCACGCCGAGGGTCACCTCCACCCCCGGATAGCGCTGGATAAAGCTGGAAAACACCTCGGGAAAACCCGCGAACAGGAAGTCCACCGTCGAGACCCGCAGCCGGCCGCGGAGCTCGGCGTCACGGCCCAGAAGCCGCCCCTCGGTCACGTGGATCTCCGCCTCCAGCCGCGCCGCGGTCTCGGCCAGCTCGTCGC contains:
- the greB gene encoding transcription elongation factor GreB; translated protein: MRRDTRNSQEAPEENDELELEGGEEEEEEKPSGHRRYLTRAGAERMHKELLRLLNEERPKVTAEVSAAAAQGDRSENAEYIFGKKRLREIDRRIRFLQKRLDTATIVDPSEQSDTERVYFGATVTLEDEDGARVTYQIVGSDEIDTAGGRISVESPIARALLRKKIGDTVEVIRPRGEIEYTLVQIRYM
- a CDS encoding LysR family transcriptional regulator, with protein sequence MDWDDLRYVLAIHREKTLSGAAATLGVSRTTVGRRLKEAEDRLGVRLFDRTEEGFAATAAGDELAETAARLEAEIHVTEGRLLGRDAELRGRLRVSTVDFLFAGFPEVFSSFIQRYPGVEVTLGVTNEQVSLIRREADVALRLGNNPAEGLVGRRVGRMQFEAYAARSLVDRMGPGATLADFPWLHSDERSDGRWLDGWLARNAPGARVSLRSDDFAVRRRALSAGMGVTFLACFDGDADPGLVRVGARLSEEARDLWVLTLPELRNNRRIRAFMDHVYDAFKPHQRTLEGSA